The following proteins are co-located in the Lactuca sativa cultivar Salinas unplaced genomic scaffold, Lsat_Salinas_v11 Lsat_1_v11_unplaced_20, whole genome shotgun sequence genome:
- the LOC122196915 gene encoding ATP synthase subunit beta, chloroplastic: protein MNMRMNPTTSGSGVTTLDKKTLGRIAQIIGPVLDVAFPPGKMPNIYNALVVKGRDTAGQPINVTCEVQQLLGNNRVRAVAMSATDGLTRGMDVIDTGAPLSVPVGGATLGRIFNVLGEPVDNLGPVDTSTTFPIHRSAPAFIQLDTKLSIFETGIKVVDLLAPYRRGGKIGLFGGAGVGKTVLIMELINNIAKAHGGVSVFGGVGERTREGNDLYMEMKESGVINEKNIPESKVALVYGQMNEPPGARMRVGLTALTMAEYFRDVNEQDVLLFIDNIFRFVQAGSEVSALLGRMPSAVGYQPTLSTEMGSLQERITSTKEGSITSIQAVYVPADDLTDPAPATTFAHLDATTVLSRGLAAKGIYPAVDPLDSTSTMLQPRIVGEEHYDTAQEVKQTLQRYKELQDIIAILGLDELSEEDRLTVARARKIERFLSQPFFVAEVFTGSPGKYVGLAETIRGFQLILSGELDGLPEQAFYLVGNIDEATAKAMNLEMESNLKK, encoded by the coding sequence ATGAATATGAGAATGAATCCTACTACTTCTGGTTCTGGGGTTACCACGCTTGACAAAAAGACACTGGGGCGTATCGCCCAAATCATTGGTCCGGTACTAGATGTAGCCTTTCCGCCAGGCAAAATGCCTAATATTTATAACGCTCTGGTAGTTAAGGGTCGAGATACTGCTGGTCAACCAATTAATGTGACTTGTGAGGTACAGCAATTATTAGGAAACAATCGAGTTAGGGCCGTAGCTATGAGTGCTACAGATGGTCTAACGAGAGGGATGGACGTAATTGATACGGGAGCTCCACTAAGTGTTCCGGTCGGTGGAGCGACTCTCGGACGAATTTTCAACGTGCTTGGCGAGCCTGTTGATAATTTAGGTCCTGTAGATACTAGTACAACATTTCCTATTCATAGATCTGCGCCTGCCTTTATACAGTTAGATACAAAATTATCTATTTTTGAAACCGGAATTAAAGTAGTAGATCTTTTAGCCCCTTATCGCCGTGGAGGAAAAATCGGACTATTCGGGGGAGCTGGCGTGGGTAAAACAGTACTCATTATGGAATTGATTAACAATATTGCCAAAGCTCACGGAGGCGTATCTGTATTTGGCGGAGTCGGTGAACGGACTCGTGAAGGAAATGATCTTTACATGGAAATGAAAGAATCTGGAgtaattaatgaaaaaaatattcCAGAATCAAAAGTAGCTCTAGTTTACGGTCAGATGAATGAACCGCCGGGAGCTCGTATGAGAGTTGGTTTGACTGCCCTAACTATGGCGGAATATTTCCGAGATGTTAATGAACAAGATGTACTTTTATTTATTGACAATATCTTCCGTTTTGTCCAAGCAGGATCTGAAGTATCCGCCTTGTTGGGTAGAATGCCTTCCGCTGTGGGTTATCAACCTACCCTTAGTACCGAAATGGGTTCTTTACAAGAAAGAATTACTTCTACCAAAGAAGGGTCCATAACTTCTATTCAAGCTGTTTATGTACCTGCAGATGATTTGACCGACCCTGCTCCTGCTACGACATTTGCACATTTAGATGCTACTACCGTACTATCAAGGGGATTAGCCGCCAAAGGTATCTATCCAGCAGTAGATCCTTTAGATTCAACGTCAACTATGCTACAACCCCGGATCGTTGGTGAAGAACATTATGACACTGCACAAGAGGTTAAGCAAACTTTACAACGTTACAAAGAACTTCAAGATATTATAGCTATTCTTGGATTGGACGAATTATCCGAAGAGGATCGTTTAACCGTAGCAAGAGCGCGAAAAATTGAGCGTTTCTTATCACAACCTTTTTTTGTAGCAGAAGTATTTACGGGTTCTCCGGGAAAATATGTTGGTTTAGCAGAAACAATTAGAGGCTTTCAATTAATCCTTTCCGGAGAATTAGATGGTCTTCCTGAACAGGCTTTTTATTTGGTAGGTAACATCGATGAAGCTACGGCGAAGGCTATGAACTTAGAAATGGAGAGCAATTTGAAGAAATGA
- the LOC122196917 gene encoding NAD(P)H-quinone oxidoreductase subunit K, chloroplastic: MNSIEFPLFDRTTQNSVISTTLNDLSNWSRLSSLWPLLYGTSCCFIEFASLIGSRFDFDRYGLVPRSSPRQADLILTAGTVTMKMAPSLVRLYEQMPEPKYVIAMGACTITGGMFSTDSYSTVRGVDKLIPVDVYLPGCPPKPEAIIDAITKLRKKISREIYPDRTMSQRENRSPGGLLASVYHLTRIEYGADQPEEVCIKVFAPRRDPRIPSVFWVWKSVDFQERESYDMLGISYDNHPRLKRILMPESWIGWPLRKDYIAPNFYEIQDAH, encoded by the exons ATGAATTCCATTGAGTTTCCCTTATTTGATCGAACAACCCAAAATTCAGTTATTTCAACTACATTAAATGATCTTTCAAATTGGTCAAGACTCTCTAGTTTATGGCCGCTTCTCTATGGTACCAGTTGTTGCTTCATTGAATTTGCTTCACTAATAGGCTCACGATTCGACTTTGATCGTTATGGACTAGTACCAAGGTCGAGTCCTAGACAAGCGGACCTTATTTTAACAGCCGGAACAGTAACAATGAAAATGGCCCCTTCCTTAGTGAGATTATACGAGCAAATGCCTGAACCAAAATATGTTATTGCTATGGGAGCATGTACAATTACAGGGGGGATGTTCAGTACCGATTCTTATAGTACTGTTCGTGGAGTCGATAAGCTAATTCCTGTGGATGTATATTTGCCGGGCTGTCCACCTAAACCAGAAGCAATTATAGATGCTATAACAAAACTTCGTAAGAAAATATCTCGAGAAATCTATCCAGATAGAACTATGTCTCAGCGAGAGAATCGTT CACCAGGCGGACTATTAGCTAGTGTGTATCATCTTACTAGAATAGAGTATGGCGCGGATCAACCAGAAGAGGTATGCATAAAAGTATTTGCCCCGAGGAGGGATCCTAGAATTCCGTCTGTTTTTTGGGTTTGGAAAAGTGTGGATTTTCAAGAACGGGAATCCTATGATATGTTGGGAATCTCTTATGATAATCATCCCCGTTTGAAACGTATATTAATGCCTGAAAGTTGGATAGGATGGCCTTTACGTAAGGATTATATTGCTCCCAATTTTTATGAAATACAAGATGCTCATTGA